The sequence GATTTCTAACTCCTAGGCTGAAAAACAGGATATCAGAAAGCCATTTAGTTCCCTTTACACTGCTGATTAAAGCCTTCATTTTAACCTTCATTATAAATCAAGTGCATTCATCACTAAGCCGTTTTTAAACAATTAATATTAACCTTCTTCAATCTTATCCCCGGTCCCCCTGAAAGGCAATAGTTGAATTCTATTTATTCAGTGTAATGaatcagtatttcatttaaaatagaaccATCTAAGCCCATCTCTATTTATGTGAGATAGAAACGTCACTCTCATCTATATACATAACGCTATGTCACAGAGAAAACACGGTTGTAAAATAATTGTCTTCAAACAATGTCATTTTGAAGTaactgataaaaggaaaaaaatgtgtgaccctttttagaaaacaaattactGTATCTTCTAGAACGATCAATGTGTGTAATACCTCATTCGGCTGAAATCACTTATGGAATCATAAAGAGCTGATGAAGAGTTCCTGTAATTAATGTCAGGCAGTCAAGAACAGCAAATCAGTGTTTCTTTGGgttccatttttagaaaatagTAGACCTTTTTCTCATCAGCGTGGCTTTCTAGGCAGTTCAAAGAGAGACGCACACAACTATACATACTGACTTCTGGAGTACACACTCGGGGACTTCTTTTCCATGTGATAGCTCCTTTGGGTTGTTCGATGGGAAGGTATGGAGTATCTGTAGCTATGGCTCCTCTCACTGCAACAAAAAATACAGCAGAACAGGGCCCCTGCAGCAATCAACACGAGCGCTGCCGTCCAGCCTATGTAAAGGGCTTCTCCGAGCTCCCGCTTTTGGGCAATGTCCACTATTGGGTTGTAGAAATCTCTGATGATGGAATTGGCCACCCAGCTCACGGGGATGAGCACCACGAAGCCCGTGAGGACGAAGAGCACTCCAGCCGTCAGCAGGATGTAGCTCTTCACTTTCTCGTCGTCGCCCGTGCATCTGGTGCACTTCATGCCGAGGATGGCCGTCATGAATGCCAGGAAGGACAGCACGGAGGCAGTGCACATCAGTCCTCTAGACGCCTGTAGGTCCGGAGAGAGAGCCAGCAGGGAATCGTAGATCTTGCACTGCATTCGGATGTTGGCATGCCTCATGCAGTTCATCCACAGTCCTTCCCAGAGGTTTTCAAAAACCACAATGTTGCTTCCAATGAAGGCGGACACCctccactgaggcatgacggtgACAGCCACTGTGCCCACCATTCCAACACCACCAAGCACCAGTCCGGCGATCTGCAGGGCATTGCTGGCCATTCTGCCCTTGGATGGAGTTAATCCCAGAGGACTCCAGAGCTGGCAGGGCTTCTCTGAAGCAAGGTTCTCGGAGCTCCGGAGGAGAAGAGTTTTCCTGCAGTGCTGAACTCAGAGCTCAGCAGTTTTTCAAATGAGAGCTGTTTTGCTACTTCTAACTAGATTAAATCCAGTGTCGGCTGCCTGAGGTGCCCCCTACTGACTAGGAGAGATAAACTTACCAATCAGGCGGGGCAACTTTCTCAGCCAATAGGAGGGGGATGGTAACTTGGGTGTGTTTAAGCCCACAAGAGATACTTGGAACGCTGGACCTGCACGTAAACATTCTTGTGCTTCTCAGTTGTCCAAGAAGACAGCCTTTTGTTTACCTGGAGGCATGGATTATGAATGCTTGCACAATCATCAAGAAATGCACCAGTCCCTTGAGATGGGAAAGTTGCACCTTACCCTGGCAAGTCTGAAACTCTTAGCAAGAGCTGCGGTGACCAaggtacaaaataaaaatctctgcctAAGAAATTTGTTCGGACTGTCAAAATGCCAAAGTGAAAGGGGAGTAGGGGATTGATAGATTGCTCATACCTGAGAAACCACATTCTTGGGGACACATAGGATCCAAGTGCTTGATTTAATTTGTCTGCAACTTCAAAGCAAACTCAACTGGGGTGAAATCAGGGAACAGATCATGTCAAAGGACAGAAATCAGGCTAAATATACATTATTGGCCTCTGTGgcactgaaaacatttttgttttgtttttttcttgagctAGGAAGACTACTTACTGGTATTTTCCTGACAATCTTGATTGAATCAAACTATATTAGGTATCAACTAAACTTCTTTAATATAATGGTTGTAGGCAgagatggaaactcctaaatgtaatacattttgaACTGTCTCTTCTCAAAATAATGGTGCTGACTGCTGTGGTGctaaaataaacatacatattGATTTGGGAAACTTCCACTAGCAATTTTATTCTAGAAAGCACCTTGAATGCACTGGCCTGTCTTTCCAAATTTCAAActtgaatttcctttcttttttgcatgATAAAAATGATCCTTTCtttacaattttacttcttctctgcTTCCTTGTACTACCTTAAATCTGAGTGTGAAGAAAATAATTCCAGCTCACTTATTGAACCTTGAAAATTTAATGGTCCAAATAAATCTAAGTGgtttatagagattaaaaaaaacagtacttttaaggagggaaagaggaaaatgcCAAAGTAAActgtcttctaaaaaaaaaaaaaaaaaagggaaaaatctagcAGACCaggttgttgttattttattagaCTGGACAtgttgaaattaagaaaaaaattaaaaattgatatttacATAGTTTTCCTCATTTGTTGGCCTCATTTAAAGACGAATCTACAGCACAGCATATCCCTTATGCTGACAAAATATGTAGCATTTTCTCCTTCAAGATTGGACCAGTTAAGGGGAAATAGGTAAACTTGGAGAACTAACCTGCAATCCATAAAAAGAG is a genomic window of Sus scrofa isolate TJ Tabasco breed Duroc chromosome 13, Sscrofa11.1, whole genome shotgun sequence containing:
- the CLDN8 gene encoding claudin-8 (The RefSeq protein has 1 substitution compared to this genomic sequence); translated protein: MASNALQIAGLVLGGVGMVGTVAVTVMPQWRVSAFIGSNIVVFENLWEGLWMNCMRHANIRMQCKIYDSLLALSPDLQASRGLMCTASVLSFLAFMTAILGMKCTRCTSDDEKVKSYILLTAGVLFVLTGFVVLIPVSWVANSIIRDFYNPIVDIAQKRELGEALYIGWTAALVLIAAGALFCCIFCCSERSHSYRYSIPSHRTTQRSYHMEKKSPSVYSRSQYV